From the genome of Xiphophorus hellerii strain 12219 chromosome 11, Xiphophorus_hellerii-4.1, whole genome shotgun sequence, one region includes:
- the LOC116728812 gene encoding TOG array regulator of axonemal microtubules protein 1-like, with protein MAGPESESSLSGDTEAPEDQSNGDGSHQSWFIEIGKAKKAKRAALIQSVERLCASQTARSKAVLDRLQDTFPTPQLPASLSPLPESSPRGKKVKHASNVKDKSSQTQDTKQICNEEDCVFQKKQLPGGQAAAQGGPLPNISGECGDMGETLSPVDAHTPREMRFSTDLRSWPSSTLTPAPHPGPKPRRQSRLPVIIGRADKEAPGCRLQSATAEKEPLPQRLQRHVDRTGSPQPLTSSKKMAIVAAQPAEFVPTDRTGPLHEKTLSPPKFDSMAGKTRFPPLTDTSESAPPWLRQLSSHNWEKKMDGMKCVADLAQHHPEQLKTKLHEVCRVLIEEVKNQRPSLAGAVIDTIAELHTQLGKSMDPEAERTSDALLLKLAQTNNEFVHQRANLALDALVKGCSPAKVLNVLLSTGLSHHCAAVRESAAQHIHQLKNVTGEDYILKAGRRFSGGFLIAVSKMCVDSNPGVRNHGQEMLWEFAQHAEFMVQWQKAVPAKARAQLVKLLKRMRRQKAQWTRTEVEICPADGPVEQG; from the exons ATGGCTGGTCCAGAGTCAGAAAGCAGCCTCTCTGGAGACACTGAG GCACCAGAGGACCAAAGCAATGGGGATGGTTCTCATCAGTCCTGGTTTATCGAGATTGGAAAAGCTAAAAAGGCCAAAAGGGCGGCTCTGATCCAGAGCGTCGAGAGACTGTGTGCCTCACAAACAGCCCGCAGCAAAGCTGTCCTGGACAGACTGCAGGACACCTTCCCTACACCTCAGCTTCCAGCAAGCCTCTCACCACTCCCCGAATCGTCACCGAGAGGAAAGAAGGTCAAGCACGCTTCGAATGTGAAGGACAAAAGTAGCCAGACACAGGACACCAAGCAGATATGTAATGAGGAGGATTGCGTGTTTCAGAAGAAGCAACTTCCAGGTGGTCAGGCGGCGGCACAGGGTGGTCCATTGCCCAACATTTCAGGTGAATGCGGAGACATGGGGGAAACCCTGAGCCCTGTagacgcacacacacccagagaGATGAGGTTTTCCACCGATCTGAGGAGCTGGCCCAGCTCAACCCTCACCCCAGCTCCTCACCCGGGACCTAAACCCAGGAGACAGTCTCGACTCCCGGTGATAATAGGCAGAGCAG acAAAGAAGCGCCTGGATGCAGACTTCAGTCAGCTACAGCTGAAAAGGAGCCGTTACCACAAAGACTGCAGCGCCACGTTGACCGCACTGGCTCACCTCAGCCGCTGACCTCTTCGAAGAAGATGGCCATCGTCGCAGCACAACCTGCGGAGTTCGTCCCAACTGACAGAACAGGACCTCTCCATGAGAAAACTCTCAGTCCTCCAAAGTTCGACTCCATGGCAGGAAAGACTAGATTCCCACCCCTGACCGACACGTCAGAGAGCGCGCCCCCCTGGCTCAGACAACTCAGCTCCCACAACTG ggaaaagaaaatggatgggaTGAAATGTGTCGCAGATCTGGCACAGCACCATCCAGAGCAACTGAAGACCAAACTGCACGAAGTCTGCCGAGTCTTGATAGAGGAG GTTAAAAACCAGCGTCCTTCTTTAGCCGGCGCTGTTATTGACACCATAGCAGAGCTCCACACTCAGCTGGGAAAGTCAATGGACCCCGAGGCAGAAAGGACCAGTGACGCTCTGCTGCTGAAGCTGGCACAGACCAACAACGAGTTTGTTCACCAGAGAGCTAATCTGGCCCTGGACGCACTGGTGAAGGGCTGCAGTCCTGCTAAGGTCCTGAATGTTCTGCTCAGCACAGGCCTGAG TCATCACTGTGCTGCAGTGAGAGAAAGCGCGGCGCAGCACATTCACCAGCTGAAAAACGTCACCGGAGAGGATTACATCCTGAAAGCAGGAAGGAGGTTTTCAGGAGGTTTCCTTATTGCGGTCAGCAAGATGTGTGTGGATTCTAATCCTGGCGTCAG GAATCATGGACAGGAAATGCTGTGGGAATTTGCTCAGCACGCAGAGTTTATGGTCCAGTGGCAGAAGGCTGTCCCCGCTAAGGCCAGGGCTCAACTGGTCAAACTTTTGAAGAGGATGAGACGGCAAAAG GCTCAATGGACAAGAACTGAGGTAGAGATTTGTCCAGCAGATGGCCCTGTTGAGCAAGGCTGA
- the fez1 gene encoding fasciculation and elongation protein zeta-1: MEAPLVCLDEEFEDLRPCRMDERDHSSYSSTTTTTTVPLASITREDFSELENFSEMMSFKSMEDLVNEFDEKLNVCFHNYNTKTEGLAPIRNQAHSQEDEERLQDEDVWDALTDNYISTWDGLNSEGLNGNLSDHEIHEKEEEEMNEKNENANCLNEEPLITADQVIEEIVEMMENSPDPGETEEEDEEESSLCSSRTNPSLLEEIRQLSQASNNNCSYEGLSCMPSSALIELLHRVEAAIREYSEELVNQLARREELEFEKEVKNTFITALMEVQNRQKEQRDSSKRKRRDKALSLQGGGTVPSNGGNTASSGQKTGTMPVKRFSMEGLSNILQTGIRQTFGSTGNEKQYLNTVIPYEKKTTPPSVDDLQMLTKILYAMKEDSEKVPTLLTDYILKVLCPT, from the exons ATGGAAGCCCCTCTTGTGTGCTTGGATGAGGAGTTCGAGGACCTGCGGCCCTGCCGGATGGATGAGCGGGACCACTCTTCCTACTCCAGCACCACCACAACCACCACCGTCCCTCTGGCCTCCATCACCCGCGAGGACTTCTCCGAGCTGGAGAACTTCTCTGAGATGATGAGCTTCAAGTCAATGGAGGATCTGGTCAACGAGTTTGATGAGAAACTCAACGTCTGCTTCCACAACTACAACACCAAAACCGAAGGCCTGGCACCGATTCGGAACCAGGCCCACAGCCAGGAGGATGAGGAACGGCTGCAGGATGAAGA TGTGTGGGACGCTCTAACCGACAACTACATCTCCACCTGGGACGGCCTCAACTCCGAGGGACTCAACGGCAACCTGTCTGACCACGAG ATCCatgaaaaagaggaggaggaaatgaaTGAGAAGAACGAGAACGCCAACTGCCTGAACGAAGAGCCTCTGATTACAGCAGATCAG gTCATTGAGGAGATTGTTGAGATGATGGAGAACTCTCCAGATCCCGGTGAAAccgaggaggaggatgaggaggagagcAGCCTGTGCTCCTCCAGGACCAACCCCTCCCTGCTGGAGGAGATCAGGCAGCTGTCCCAGGCCTCCAACAACAACTGCTCCTACGAAG GCCTCAGCTGCATGCCCAGCTCAGCGCTGATCGAGCTGCTGCACAGGGTGGAGGCCGCCATCCGGGAGTACTCGGAGGAGCTGGTCAACCAGCTGGCCCGGCGGGAGGAGCTGGAGTTCGAGAAGGAGGTGAAGAACACGTTCATCACAGCTCTGATGGAGGTGCAGAACAGGCAGAAGGAGCAGCGGGACAGCAGCAAGCGCAAACGGCGGGACAAGGCGCTCAGCCTGCAGGGGGGCGGGACGGTGCCCTCCAATGGGGGCAACACCGCCTCTTCTGGTCAGAAGACCGGCACCATGCCGGTCAAG CGCTTCAGCATGGAGGGCCTCTCCAACATCCTGCAGACGGGCATCAGGCAGACATTTGGAAGCACAGGAAATGAGAAGCAG TATCTGAACACTGTGATTCCATATGAGAAGAAAACCACCCCTCCATCTGTGGACGACCTGCAGATGCTCACAAAAA TCCTCTACGCCATGAAGGAAGACAGTGAGAAGGTGCCTACACTGCTGACCGACTACATATTAAAAG
- the cfap58 gene encoding cilia- and flagella-associated protein 58, producing the protein MEETEFEGDDSLESLEESQVVLSELASDSSLDRIRTEYEKLVHALKKSRENEKRLMSKCRELNAEIASTSTKVATALKLSQEDETTIMSLKRELDKAWKLIDAAHDKERKDQETIKNLKDDVFKLTRATEQKTGQQQDQERMDLIKMIEELTKERDQLMDTAADLREKLNKATVTQQDIEAQKETAVEKILKLQQELQVQQNELSREMRLNEKLDKEIQQLHTDMEAKMAEIKALNTQAQKAREEQQRLDQQLRDLKVLHERSTKELEQIQVKSSKLQQECDRLLSAKEQLSLENHQKASELKIREEELSHMRQEVAKQTKMREAIQKKFHHMEEQKAELDQQRETLKAQIAGLEKDLEASRKQVEVDKKAKEELIRERDNLHKNMTKAVQSAEKQQDLMKLLEQDKRTLKHEISGFWQEAQKQRKVIQQLEKERDRYVNESSSLMQKVQQKLTVVEDKEMEIFDWRKKATESECKLKQQENLLESVIAERNLYSKNLIESQEEISEMKRKIKTMSNQVARLKDDITEKEQELVRDQQEQKRLEKENEAFKGDLQSIKLQLEETKQLIDSQRTEQQKLQMIITSMEEDRVQQQKQLQQVIRERDSLGKQLLQRNDERALLFEKIRIQQSVLSKGDFHYKQRLEDIQLLKLEIKRLRRSNDIQDRTLPNTEELRTEQLRLQTELLRERTRNSVLEDQLKPINIHRWRQLEGSDPGKYQLIQKIQALQKRLIVKTQELEERELLLQEKEKLYVELKQVLARRPGPEAAKQLQEYRWTIGDRTKKLQALTAELRTLDSKMNEYKRENQRLSGELANIKKKYMSQKRLCSERRSRTTVQEQEALPQLSSTPPFARAAFRVYNPVKL; encoded by the exons ATGGAG GAGACAGAATTTGAAGGAGATGACTCTTTAGAGTCGTTGGAGGAGTCTCAGGTTGTCCTCAGTGAGCTGGCCAGTGACAGCAGCCTGGACAGGATCAGGACGGAGTACGAGAAACTCGTCCATGCTCTGAAGAAGTCGCGGGAGAATGAAAAAAGGCTGATGTCGAAATGCAGGGAGCTGAACGCAGAGATCGCATCGACATCAACCAAAGTGGCAACTGCCCTGAAACTGTCCCAGGAAGATGAGACGACAATAATGTCACTCAAAAGG GAGTTGGATAAGGCTTGGAAATTGATTGATGCGGCTCATGATAAAGAGAGGAAAGACCAGGAAACAATCAAGAATTTAAAAGACGACGTTTTCAAGCTCACAAGGGCAACCGAGCAAAAAACCGGACAACAGCAGGACCAAGAACGAAT ggatttaattaaaatgatcgAAGAGTTGACAAAGGAGAGAGACCAGCTGATGGACACGGCAGCGGACCTAAGAGAGAAACTAAACAAGGCAACTGTAACTCAGCAAGACATAGAGGCTCAAAAAGAGACTGCTGTAGAGAAGATCTTGAAG CTGCAGCAGGAGCTCCAGGTGCAACAGAACGAGCTCTCCAGAGAGATGAGACTGAATGAGAAGCTCGACAAGGAGATCCAGCAGCTGCACACTGACATGGAGGCCAAGATGGCTGAAATCAAAGCTCTGAACACGCAGGCACAGAAGGCcagagaggagcagcagagactGGACCAGCAGCTCAGAGATCTAAAG GTATTGCATGAGCGCTCGACCAAAGAACTGGAGCAGATTCAGGTGAAGAGCAGCAAACTGCAGCAGGAATGTGATCGTCTCTTGTCAGCCAAGGAACAGCTCTCTCTGGAGAATCATCAGAAGGCCAGCGAACTGAAG ATAAGAGAGGAGGAGCTGAGTCACATGCGTCAGGAGGTCGCCAAACAGACCAAGATGAGAGAAGCCATCCAGAAGAAGTTCCACCACATGGAGGAGCAGAAAGCTGAACTAGACCAACAGAGGGAGACGCTGAAAGCTCAGATCGCTGGCCTGGAAAAAG ATCTTGAAGCTTCCCGGAAGCAAGTGGAAGTTGATAAAAAAGCCAAGGAGGAGCTGATCCGAGAGAGGGACAATCTGCACAAG AACATGACCAAAGCCGTGCAGTCGGCTGAGAAGCAGCAGGACCTCATGAAGCTCTTGGAGCAGGACAAGAGAACCTTGAAGCACGAGATCTCTGGGTTCTGGCAGGAGGCGCAGAAGCAGCGGAAGGTCATCCAGCAGCTGGAGAAGGAACGGGACCGCTACGTCAACGAGAGCAGCAGCCTTATGCAGAAG GTGCAGCAGAAACTCACTGTTGTCGAAGACAAAGAGATGGAGATATTTGATTGGAGAAAGAAAGCTACAGAGTCAGAGTGTAAACTCAAACAGCAGGAGAACCTGCTGGAGTCAGTCATCGCGGAGAGGAATCTGTACAGCAAAAACCTCATAGAGTCTCAG GAGGAGATTTCTGaaatgaagaggaaaataaagacTATGAGCAACCAAGTTGCCCGGCTTAAAGATGACATCACTGAGAAGGAGCAGGAACTGGTCAGAGATCAGCAGGAGCAGAAGAGGCTGGAGAAGGAGAACGAAGCCTTCAAG GGGGACCTGCAGTCAATAAAACTGCAGCTGGAGGAAACAAAGCAGCTTATTGACAGCCAGAGGACAGAACAGCAAAAACTGCAGATGATAATCACCAGCATGGAAGAAGACCGAGtccagcagcagaagcagctgcagcag GTGATCCGAGAGCGGGACAGCCTCGgcaagcagctgctgcagcggaACGATGAACGCGCTCTGCTGTTTGAGAAGATCCGGATCCAGCAGTCCGTCCTCAGCAAGGGGGACTTCCACTACAAGCAGAGGCTGGAGGACATCCAGCTGCTGAAGCTGGAGATCAAGAGGCTGCGCCGCAGCAACGACATCCAGGACAGGACTTTACCCAACACAGAGGAGCTGAG GACGGAGCAGCTCCGCCTGCAGACGGAGCTGCTCAGAGAGAGAACCAGGAACAGTGTTCTGGAGGACCAGCTCAAGCCCATAAATATTCACCGATGGAGGCAACTGGAG GGCAGCGACCCGGGAAAGTATCAGCTCATCCAGAAGATTCAGGCATTGCAGAAGCGACTGATTGTTAAAACCCAGGAGCTGGAGGAACGGGAACTGCTGCTGCAG GAAAAAGAGAAGCTGTATGTGGAACTGAAGCAGGTTCTGGCCCGGCGGCCCGGTCCCGAGGCTGCCAAGCAGCTTCAGGAGTACCGCTGGACCATCGGGGACCGGACCAAAAAGCTGCAG GCTCTGACGGCAGAGCTGAGGACGCTCGACTCAAAGATGAACGAATACAAACGTGAGAATCAAAGACTGAGCGGTGAGCTGGCAAATATAAAGAAGAAGTATATGAGTCAGAAAAGGCTTTGTAG TGAGCGGAGAAGCAGGACCACAGTGCAGGAACAGGAAGCTCTGCCACAGCTGAGCAGCACGCCTCCCTTCGCCAGAGCAGCCTTCAGGGTTTACAACCCGGTCAAACTCTGA